The segment ACAATCCTTTATGAAATTATATGGAAATCTGTTTTTAGCACTGTGCAACATTAAAAGTCTCTAAGAAATCATAAAGAAATTTGATTAGGTCACTGCAGGACTTTGTAGAAATTTATCatgtaatacaatgtatacTGTGAACCAAATATTCAGGgatcattttttattaacaaaggCTGGCTGAGAACTGATCAGCAACAATCTGTGATAGCaaattgtcatttcatacaGTCTAAAAGGTCACTGGTTTGCAATGATAAATATCTGCATGCGAAGGTTGCTGGAAAATCTCTGTGATATTTATAGCatgcattcaatattttatttacagtatTCTCGTGTGTTTTATAGTGACTTGATTGTGTTGAACAAGCTTTAGACATTGTGAGATTTATAGTGACTTGATTGTGTTGAACAAGCTTTAGACATTGTGAGATTTATttttgatgtcatttttcagCAAACTATCTTGGAAGATGGAAAGGTATATCCATATTAAAGGGTGATGCTTCCCAGACTCGCCAGGACAGAAATTTCAGTGCCAACCCCTCTCAGAACCCCGCAGGGGCCGTCAGGTACATACAGCAAGCCCCAGTGCACAATGCTAGTCATCTGGTCAGGCATTGAGGCACCTTAAGGagaaatttttcatttgatcatagaaatttacagtaaattaaatatatgacTATTAAACTACTGGTAAGAAAAAAAGTGTTGTGAAATTCAAAGCGTAAAGATCAGTGTTGTTGAGAAAAAGTTGTGAGAACAAGTTGATCTTGAAACAGTCATCTTGGTTGTATATAACTCTGGATTTATATATTGTGTTCAGTCAACAGAGTAATGAAGAGTTGGTAAGGatgaatattaaaagaaactCTGGATGGCCGTCATTTAATACCAAGAAGGACCAAGGGAAAACGTACTACTGATATTCATAAGGACTAATTCAAAGACCATGCGAGTCGCAGGATAATCAAAATCATTTGTTTGTATAATCTGATCAACAGATATGTAGTAGAATCGAAACACAATTCTCCACATGTGTAATATGATAATAATGCAAGGGTGATGTTGTTAATATGAAAAGCATTTTCTATGTAGAGGAAACTTTTCTTTATCTGCATTATCAGAGTTTCAGCTTGGGAAATAGAGGCAGCAATGAAACTATTGCATTTTTAGAAAGTGCACCAAGAAAGACAATTATGGAAAGAGTGattcaaaaaagaaaaggaatacCAAATTGTACACCTGATATATTTGTTTCAATGTGTCCATTGCTACATTTCTGTTGGCTCTTGTAAAACTTATATAAAGACAGTTACATACAAAGACATTTACATACAAAGACTTTAACAAGCATTGAATTGCAATATTTCATCTGTGATCATGTGTGATGTGTTCCGTTTTGTGAAAAGTGCATGTGGCACTGATCAATTGAGGTTCTTGTGATGAGTTCTGAGCTTCTGTATACGCTAAGTGAACTGCCTGCATTCTGAATGTTTGGAATCATAGAGCAATTCATTTTTGtctgtttatataaaatattaatgtcaGATTGTTTGTATGGAGATGATCTCCAttacatataaacaaaaattattaaagaattGATTCTTAATGAAAGCTTCCAACTCTTTATTTAGAGATTGAGCAagtgttcatttttttaagagACAAAAATGCTTAATAGTATCTAGAGATTGGGTATATATTGACTTATTTAGAGGTAGAATGTATTTGGACAAACTGGAATGAGTCATAAGACTTTTAATGATTTCACTTGTTAAATCAGACGACTTGATCGCTGTTACGAGCTGTATGGTTAAGCTATTGATTAAGCTGTGTAGAAGAAGACATTAAACAAATACAGGAAGACATCAAGGCATCATTTCAGCTACAAATTTACAGGGTGATTACACTAGATTTGATTTTAAGTAACTGTTGGCTTattgaatatttcttttatcatcTAATGAAATCAGCCGTGAATTACCTAGATAGTTATAAAAGGACCTAGATTGAATAAATGAGTATCAGTTACAATCTTCCTAATTCACTGCAATTACATGGTAACATGTATGATTTTAGTTCATTCGAGCTGAAAGCTGAATTGAGCATTTTTCATCACAATTTATCCAGTATTGTTCTGTAAACcttttacattttcatcttctctgtattttctccagaaccactttCCCAACTTCAACCagacttggcacaaagcatccttaagtAAAGTTTGTTCAGTTAATGGTTGGATCCTTTTCGAATatgttatgataaaaaattaaaacatggtGAGTGAAGTTATTTGTGAAATAAGTAATAAAGTTAGAGAATTTTAAAGTTTAGTCAGAAAGAGGCAGGGTGTGTGTCTATAAGTTTTCCGGTATTTTAAGTTTCTTTAAAGAACCCCTTGGCTAATTCAACTGAACTTGGcacaaattatttataaatgacaAAGGGCTCTCAGGATTGTTCAATTGAAgggtctccccccccccccccctccaattcGTAtcgaaattaattttgaaaagaacaaaaatattgtaGGGTGAGATGCTTTAGATATCTTATCTATAATATAAAGTATCCAACCTTTTATGAAATTTACCTGATGTATTATACCTGCAGAATTCAGGAAGGAGACCTAACAGGGTTtcagaatgtacatgtatgaaactaTCTTGAAAGGACCTCGTACAGAAGTTGGTAGGGTTTATTGACTTTATTCATGTCATAACACTCGGGGTCAGCAGGCACAtagcattggggggggggtctgccccctttttctcacagcaactaattttcttaaatttacatataaaaaattgaattaatatggagttgccatttttttttatgagtcCCCCCCCTAACTTTAAACAACGATGCTAGGCCCCTGCTAGGATATTGAGTGTGTCTGGTTAATGTAGAAATCCTTCCGAACAGAAAACATTTGTTGGTGAATTAATTTGTGATAACAATGAAGGAAGTATTGTGGGGGGAAGTTAGAACTGTAATATGCACACTTTTtagttttagctcacctgaaccaaaggtgaaattttaaaaaagtaatgagTTGCAAAATTCtgatacaaatacatgtacattgggAAACGATTTTATTAAATCTTTTCTCAAGagatatacaattttgtaatttCTGATATTGCTATGCAAGCAtcctgatatacatgtacatatatgtttagAATCAATATTTTCTCTCTCCCTGCCCCATAGTACATATTTCTTTGTGAAAAAATAGAGAAGGATTCGACACTCATTTAAGAACTGTTGCTAAGGTGAGCTGGTTCTGCAATACATACAATGTACTCCATTTGAGTAAAGAATAGCTTTATTTTTCAACCTAATGTATTCCTTactatgaaaaagaaacatttgaaGAAGAATTGCACAGAAGTAAAAATGAGTTTTTGAAATACGTAAccagagaaaataaaaacataaagagGATCATAAAaccagtttcttttttttttcttcatttctttttttgagaattttatgaatattaatattttatataaataaaatattttaaaatatataaataaatatgaatattttacttacttttatttattcaagatCATCAATTGCATGATCTTAATGTAAAGGTTCTTGAATCGATTGATGTGTAATTGATGACAGAtgagtttaaagattttctatcgATTTTAGATTTTCTGTCGAGCAATTGCTAGTTTAAAGTTTGTATTGATGGTGTTCCTGATGAGTGCCCGTGGGTATAGATAAAACCATGTAATTCCATGATTAAAAACTGCCGGCAAATCAATCAACACGTGCACTTTTGGTTTGATGATGTTACTGCATGAGGCCATTAATCTGCGCTATGGATTAATGGAAATTGCATCTTGAATGGGTTTGACCTTTTACGGCTTTTAGATGGTAAAGTGAAACGTgagggaaaaaaaagaaaggccGTGGAAGAAAAGAGGATTAAGAAAATGGTTCCAACTGATTTGCATTTGTCTGTAGATAATGTCTTGGAATCAAAGTTTTCGTCCATGCGTGGCGCAGTGGTCCATCAGAAGCTACACGCGTTGCGGATTCAAAATCAACGTTGATATCATAATTGCGCTCTTAGATTTGAgccatacatgtaattaaactgAGGTGTAACGATCTCTTCATTTGAAAGAATAACCACAATGagcaaaattaaacaatataaaatttataaaaaaaaaaaaaaacccacaaagaTGGAGatacagaaagaaaaagaatCAATATGTTTGTGTATTATAAAGATGTCAAATAACCGGACTTATTATGGTCTCTCTTCCAAAGCAACAGTTTTGCAATTTGCagcattgttttgattttctatGCTCGAAACGATTTCATAAGTTGTGCATGAATTTATCTGTCACAGCGACAATGTATTGACAATGCTCGAGGATTTGCATCTAAGGTCAGGCGGCACAGCATTTATAGAGTTTCATTACTGCGCATTTCGTTTTAATTATGGACATGTAAATCAATATAACAATGTTTATTAAAACGACTTTTGACATTTTGTAATGCATTCGAGGATATATATAACaaagtacatatataattttaaacaagacTCATTGGTCTATAGAAGTCGAGTAATGCTTCTCTAGGGACAAAATTTACCGGTTCACTGTCACAAGAATACCAGCCTATAGCGGACTGCGGAAAGGTATCGTCTAAAtgattaataattaaaagaaaagtgaGATCCTATATTCGTTAAATCTCGTATTTCCATGATAACGCGCAGATGTGACTTAAAACATACACCAGAAATGTCACCATGGATTATACTTAGGTTTAAGGTAGCTGCATGCATTGTTGACCATCTACACATCGCACTGGAGTGCCGGGTTACAACTGCAGGCCAGATAATTCCCCAGGGTCCACTTCATACTTTTATCGATTCCATTAGAAGCTATAGGATATCGGCAACAAAATCTTTCTGTGGACAAGCTAGTGTATCAGCTGAGCCAACGTGAGAACTGTTGTGAGTATTTCCAGTTCTCACATTGCTTTAACATAACTTGAAACGATAACTatctttgtttgaaaaattgattCATTGCAATATATGAAAGAGGCTGTTGACTTTCAAAAATGAACAATTGATGGATTTACGTTTAGAATTGTTACTGCCAGAAGGATATATAGGTCGATACCCGGGGTAGCCTCAGTCGATTTTAACATTGTCAGTTTAATAAGAGAATGTTTGAACAATATGTCATATAATTCCAACCCATTGGTGTGTTGGCACGTTAGGGGGAAATTATCTCAGTATGACGGTATAACGGTATTTGAATTCTTATTTTCAGCTTCATTCACATTGCTCAACGTATGGAAAAAAGGGTTGACATATTGGATAAAAAAGTTTACACGTGACAAGCAGAGTGATCAATATCTTTATTAGATCAggcaaatataaagaaaatgactTGGACTTTTGTATTATTATAGCTGCTGTTAGCACAGTAACTCTGTGTGGACCCTGGAGCATGGATTAGCGCCGACAACGTAAAGAGATAGACACGATGGATCACAGCGAGCAATTCTTGTCACCAAACGCCTTGGAAGAAGAATCGGGACGTCACACGAGGTCCAGATCCTTCAAGGGCAGACCTCGGCCAAAGGAGCACGAGGAACACGAATTCCGCCCCCGGAGGAACAGCATGCCCTCTCACCCCCACCCACGCCGCGGGGCGTCCCCGGCCCCTGTTACTGACCCGACTGAGGGCGAGGAATCGTCTTTGTGTCGAGTCAGATCTTTCAAGACTACGTCAAAGGGTGGGATTGTGAACCGAGGGGACAGTGTTAAACGTAAGGCACAGAAGGACCACATTCACGTGCATCCCACAAATAGTGTTCCACAGGATGCCGAGGCCAGGCGTGCCCCGGGGGTAAGGCATGCTTCCTTCTCGGATGTAGAGTGTAAATGCCAAAATGAGGAAAGCGAGAACGAGGTCTTTACCGTTGTTGTTTTGGGGCCCGCTGGTGTTGGCAAAACTCTCCTCACGACGCAGTTTATGACGTCAGAGTACATCGGAACATCATCTGATGGCGATGGTAAGTCTTAGAATcgggtcaattttttttaaaaattggaaaatctCGTAGATTAAACCTTGTTTGTGAATCATTTGTTTATCAGCTGTTTTTTCAATAGTGAAAATCAAAAGCAGAGACAAACATGACTTAACATTGGGGTTTTATTACTAGTATTAAAATAACGATGCCGTCAAAACAACAGCTACTACTGTGGCACAGTTGTGGAGTTTTTTTGCATGTCGTAAAAAATACAGCGTATTTTCCCTTTATCCTTCACAATATCTGTAATGGCCTTATCGATCAAGTTCTAACACAGGATCTCGTTTAGTGATTATGGGGCAAAGCACTGGTCCATTATTGCAAATTTCTCACCagtgtttaaaatattacatgtttatGAGCTTTGTGTCAGGAATTGGACAGAAACAAGGGACTTCTTTTCCATTTTCCCCTTGttcttaaattgatttttcaaatattctaGATAAAAATCAATTCTTGTAGTTTAAATTTCTGCTATCCATTAAAGTCAAAACAACTTGGTTGTGAACTGTTTAATTATTGGCTGAACCGAACGTTTAAGagatgtttatttctttggGATTTTCcgtaaatagttttttttttttcaaggcagCAAATCGTAATGAGGTTTTAAGGAATGATCCAATTAAAACGCAATTGCTCTTTTTCGGAATTTCGAGCATTTCCTTGTCCGACTTACATATACTCTGGATGGGATGTTAATATGTGATATACATTTGCATGTAATTTGATTCATGTTTTTTCACTTGCGAAGAACAATCACGtgttataaaatgatatttttgtgtaTCAAATAGTGCATGCTAGATAAGTTCAACGTTGAAAagcaaaacatatatatatcgACACAAGGTCTATGTGCTGTTGCAGGTATAAAACATCAAACTACAATGTGTTACATCACCAtggtaaataaaagaaaaacaaacacaacTTAATGTGGTAGACACATGTCGCCAACTTTTTATCGAGCTCGACGATTCATTCTTTTGTGTATCAAGGGCGGTGGtgtgaataaaaatataagtaacGTTTCTATTAGTTCCTCCTCTCTTCCTAATCAAGAGATAATGTAGATCTACAATGCAATCTAATTTCTCTAAATAAGTCCATTTTCTGTCCATCGATCCAGTGTTCCCTGTCTATCGAAACCAGCATCTCTCCATTAACACCAAACAAGGTTCTTCTGTGGACCAGGTTCTCTCTTCTATTATGATGGCATAGGGACGTCATTAATTGGTGAATTAACCAGCTCTAAACATTTACAAGCGTTCGGTTGCCACATCTGGCCGCGGATATTGCCCCCCAGGATCAATTCAAGTACTAGTCCGCTCCCCCTCATCACATCGGCCGCATCTGAGGAGATTTTTGTTGCTTGAAGCTTTGAACAGACATTGCATTACATTGCTTAATGGTGCTTGGGGCTATCCTTTTGTTTAGTACTTGTATTTATTATCTTTCAGTCCTCTtcattaaaactttgaaataataaCGCATAAgttagacttttttttttacaataatgaaaGATAAGTACGGCTGTCTTTTGTATCTGCTATATGGTGTACACTGTAGTGGAATGTTTCGTTATTGTGTACGCAGAAGGTTCATTAGAGTCAACTGCTTTAGTTCTCTCTGTAGCAGCCAGTTGACATTTCAGAACACGTAATTGTTCTCTTTGAAGCAGTTGTTCTGTTATTACTTATACTCAGTAATTCTCTGTTTTGTGGTGTGTAACAAGATTGCAAAAGGTCTTTGCCATTATCAGTTGCATTGAATTATTCAATACCGTTCACACGGAAGTCACTGATACAATGTGCTGCAAACTTGAGATAATATTTTCTGcaattgaaaaagaataaaGCATATGGATATCGATATATTGTGAACAAAATGCTAAAAAGCATCAACAGATACATAGTTCATATGATGCGATACTCTTCACTTTTCAGTtcagtagagagagagagagagagagagagagagagagagagagagagagagagagagagagagaatttttatacccccgcaaacgaagtttaggggggtatattggtttcaccctgtccgtctgtctgtccgtccgtctgtccgtctgtctgtagacgcaactttgtcccccctatagaatgttttattactgcatggaacagtttgaaaatttgtacatatgttgaacaccatctgaagatgtgcacctgcaattttttttaagatcagacaagatttaatgattttatgacagttttcattttccttattctacatattgtacactaatgttgaaaagtaagggaggtaatccttacagattttattaattaattaatagaaaacactctaaaatatatttatataaatacattcagatggagttttttgtctttatgtcttaattaataaaaaaaaaatattttttataagaattcatacaactgacaatgcaaagtttttgtttgtcaatgataaattcttaggagctaataagaacatcagagacaagtgtggctgaattcatttgtcccaagggagccattatctgagccatggttcagatggagcatgtgtttaggggaaattgataatctgtaaaatgggtcatggttttggggctattttaaaactgtttcatgtaaaccaaaaggtctatcattataaggaaataaatgatataattattaataaagaagttaaactatttttagaggttgtttaaatttatttgtcaagtaaaatgatgaagtgaccctattgggcattaatttaaatgaaattcaaaattactgatatgattgtagtgttttggcaattttaaaattgtttgtaatattaaattttcttttttacatatttttacatagtatggtggtaatgttttgggagtttattaaattgaacaagttaatcaaagaaaatcatagtcctttgggatcaattttctgatatggagttccattgtgccataggagaaagtgaggaaaatttgaaacaactaattgcatctgtcactCTTaatagaaagatattgaaagttttatcaacagaagagcattgcttggctaccggtatttctattcactgcaaagggaggggttattgtcattttgttggtttttctataaatcaattaaattaaaataatatatcatcaaatacatacatttgtaaatgtattactgctatagatatttatttacagtgaaattctgacaattttgattttaatttttctttgttaactaatttttttttttttttacaattctagaaaaaaaatttgtatgtgttccaaacctttattattcaattcaattatttgtcccatttgaaattagcctagcgggggtattagtcccattaggaagTTCTAGTTTTAGcttgttaaaagaaaacaaatgttaaaagaaacaaatatttctggatcatcattgaaaaatcaatgaaaaaacgATATATATTCAACCTATTATGGGCGGTTTCCGTTCGGTTTGCATCTTTCAACTAACAGCCCGACTTAGATGATGGATTTATGTTTCCATAAATACAAAGCCGGGATTAAGTCATACATATCAACATTAATGGCTGTGCTTAATCCATGGCGTAGACAACGTTAATCCCCTTCATCAGTCATTACAAGCTCTCGTACAGTTCATGGAAGGAAgataccattttttttcttcatcacCATGTCTGGGAATTGTAATCTTGCGTGAT is part of the Magallana gigas chromosome 3, xbMagGiga1.1, whole genome shotgun sequence genome and harbors:
- the LOC105328594 gene encoding GTP-binding protein GEM; this encodes MDHSEQFLSPNALEEESGRHTRSRSFKGRPRPKEHEEHEFRPRRNSMPSHPHPRRGASPAPVTDPTEGEESSLCRVRSFKTTSKGGIVNRGDSVKRKAQKDHIHVHPTNSVPQDAEARRAPGVRHASFSDVECKCQNEESENEVFTVVVLGPAGVGKTLLTTQFMTSEYIGTSSDGDGGDRTVTVQLDGKENTIRFIDPSRDGEDVSEDDIDAYIVVFSVNDRETFEMAVEILFQIRHELCSEKAVILVANKIDIVRKRVISSDEARAAANQYDSKYAETSAALNHHVDELLVGVLSQIRLKHDPGAVEEHEAHKTHKEHRKGSFRIAKGILTKLFRKHSKKDKSCENLYEL